One Anoplopoma fimbria isolate UVic2021 breed Golden Eagle Sablefish chromosome 21, Afim_UVic_2022, whole genome shotgun sequence DNA segment encodes these proteins:
- the phldb2b gene encoding pleckstrin homology-like domain family B member 2 isoform X4 — MFQPESDQMSPVEPKSPPLDLIDTGKGLKVQTATPHLVSLGSGRLSVAITLLPLKEGVTRIGREDAPIPQDITIQGPGIEAEHCLIFNEGGVVTLDPCGHLCSLDGVQVTVPTPLTQGYSLCLGKSYFFRFNHPEEASRMKSMLPQKSPVSALAYNTDYLKFSSDYSHAVVGGTNSARGMRSASELRDLMDTLQRKKIALENSLRANGNANPSYFSVTQSPPTSPITSPTTSSSAYQDQARRFYGSDRAPMSLKSPPSFSPGRRSDPSSSLSSRTSANRNQDNLVISESRRLHNPGSSSSLSTWNGGGSSTSVDASNSFLLSLPPPSSSSSRTPSTGGAASMPSSPRLGRRSYGNQEPVPSSRTRKYSAGSLNGLMGGGHSRSLPRLCPSQSPRDNNNGAMTLSTLPPRRSDVAGGYKYSKDHYNNSQNASPDLNHNSSNSSQLSSNRNQIQNTNHGESVVSISLSSPKNLPSTTATISSPPTPPDVTIPSKTGGSSSPRVAKKLSLTSTSSVGSIGCTSSSPPELERLASRGVSAGVGLSFGERERRGVGLEHTGSPGLGFGERRSSFGKAGLEPGMGLGERRQSFGKAGVTPPGGFRERRGSISSLSGKEELTDYHQHQKEERLREQEVERLERQRLETILSLCTELGRSARDEGGTATSPTSAVADLQKINQELEKLQLNDDDDDDTPSVFSDSSAVNGTTGNGHMASPGSENGYYDDDLPVRRRRSSGHRDNRAESPSVSLRSFAPSPSPRAHRTNEALDDAARRRGQELRPSEEEVRRVEEERIQVLNNTEELEQKIKELDNQIDESAQEVELERALVEAEQESEVAALQQEKEALESLHNKIADLETKSQQEKEKACELLQAERGRVERLAQIVCEQRSQLDSCPEATKEPLQEQLARDCEVLDAESKRFEDLEFQQLERESRQDDEKETHTQQHLRDIANYQRSSVTRKERLLTLKKQATQITQQAQREKESFLKERITLEAMLQREKENLNMLERKYADLTGGRGLTLREGYVTVSEINELYSHLGADPKPTLARTLANASPESEANSSPDEDTPKPPEDEHFRFLEEKKRSEREGGSHLSDTLPRKKTTPIMTPQFMCATLGRSYPTKAHHPLVQSTSCGSILPRIFSLSNKETESRRLQKGQPGSRAASQTNVYLDAFGFRENQAFDTMSVDSTDSIETSISACSPDNVSSASTSNMAKLEEMERLLREAQAEKSRLIEYKEQEMEVRKQALDEERKRREDLEKRLQEETSRRQKLIDREVKLREKQRAQSRPLTRYLPVRKDDFDLRAHIESAGHSPDTCFHLSISEKTCRGYLIKMGGKIKTWKKRWFVFDRNRRTLSYYSDKHEAKLKGVIYFQAIEEVYYDHLKNAHKSPNPSLTFSVKTHDRVYYMVAPSPEAMRIWMDVIVTGAEGYTQFMV; from the exons GCTATTCCCTGTGTCTGGGTAAGTCTTATTTCTTCCGGTTCAACCATCCAGAGGAGGCGAGCAGAATGAAGAGCATGCTTCCACAAAAGAGCCCTGTGTCAGCTTTAGCCTAtaacacag ACTATTTGAAGTTTAGCAGCGACTATAGCCATGCGGTTGTGGGCGGCACCAACAGTGCTCGGGGCATGCGATCAGCCTCCGAGCTCCGGGACTTGATGGACACCCTGCAGCGCAAGAAGATTGCCCTGGAGAACAGCCTGAGAGCCAACGGGAATGCGAACCCCTCCTACTTCAGCGTGACACAG TCTCCCCCCACCTCACCTATCACCAGTCCTACCACATCCTCATCAGCATATCAGGACCAGGCAAGGCGGTTCTATGGCTCGGACCGTGCGCCCATGTCTTTGAagtctcctccctctttttccccTGGACGACGATCCgacccttcttcttctctgtcctcCCGCACCTCGGCCAATCGCAACCAGGACAACCTCGTCATTAGCGAAAGCCGACGGCTGCACAACCCGggctcctcttcttcactgtcCACATGGAATGGCGGAGGCTCCTCCACCTCTGTTGATGCTAGCAATAGCTTCCTcctgtctcttcctcccccctcctcctcctcatcccgcACTCCATCAACAGGAGGTGCAGCCAGCATGCCCTCGAGCCCCCGTCTTGGCCGCCGTAGCTATGGCAACCAAGAGCCAGTGCCCAGCAGTAGAACCAGGAAATACTCAGCTGGCTCACTGAATGGGCTGATGGGAGGAGGGCACAGTCGCTCGCTGCCACGCCTCTGCCCGTCCCAATCTCCCCGTGACAACAACAACGGAGCTATGACCTTGTCAACGCTGCCCCCTCGTCGATCCGATGTTGCTGGCGGTTACAAATATAGCAAAGACCACTACAACAACAGTCAGAATGCCAGCCCTGACCTCAACCACAACTCTAGTAACTCCAGCCAGCTTTCCTCCAACAGGAATCAAATTCAGAACACAAATCATGGAGAAAGTGTTGTgtccatctccctctcctccccgaAGAACTTGCCCTCCACAACAGCCACTATCTCTTCCCCACCGACCCCACCTGATGTGACCATCCCATCCAAAACAGGGGGCTCCTCTTCTCCTCGCGTGGCCAAAAAACTCAGCCTGACTTCTACTAGCTCTGTGGGCTCCATAGGCTGCACGAGTTCCAGCCCTCCAGAACTGGAACGGCTGGCAAGCCGTGGAGTCTCCGCAGGAGTGGGCCTGTCTTtcggggagagggagaggagaggggtaGGCCTAGAGCATACTGGTTCCCCGGGGCTTGGATTTGGAGAGAGGAGGTCTTCATTTGGAAAGGCAGGGCTGGAACCTGGGATGGGGCTGGGTGAGAGGAGGCAGTCGTTTGGAAAGGCAGGAGTGACCCCACCAGGAGGTTTCAGGGAAAGAAGGGGGAGTATCAGCTCACTGAGCGGGAAGGAGGAACTGACCGACTACCACCAGCACCAAAAAGAGGAGAGGCTCCGTGAGCAGGAGGTGGAAAGACTG GAGCGACAGCGGCTAGAGACCATCTTGTCTCTTTGTACGGAGCTGGGCCGGTCTGCGAGGGATGAAGGAGGCACAGCTACAAGTCCCACTTCAGCTGTGGCGGATCTCCAGAAGATCAACCAGGAGCTTGAGAAGCTTCAACTGAACGACGACGACGATGACGACACGCCATCGGTCTTTTCAGACTCTTCAGCTGTTAATGGAACGACGGGGAATGGACACATGGCCTCCCCTGGTTCAGAGAATGGTTACTATGATGATGATCTACCGGTACGACGGAGGCGCAGCAGCGGTCACCGAGACAACAGGGCCGAATCCCCCTCTGTCAGTCTGCGAAGCTTCGCCCCCTCACCTTCTCCACGTGCACACAGGACCAATGAG GCTCTAGATGATGCAGCTCGTCGCCGCGGACAGGAACTGAGGCCttcagaggaggaagtgaggcgtgtggaagaggagaggatCCAGGTGCTGAACAACACGGAGGAGCTGGAGCAAAAGATCAAAGAGCTGGACAACCAAATCGATGAATCTGCCCAAGAG GTGGAGCTGGAGCGAGCTCTGGTGGAGGCTGAGCAGGAGTCGGAGGTAGCTGCTCTCCAGCAGGAGAAAGAAGCTCTGGAATCACTTCACAACAAGATTGCTGACCTCGAGACCAAGTCCcagcaggaaaaagaaaag GCGTGCGAGTTGCTACAGGCAGAAAGGGGCAGAGTAGAGAGGTTGGCTCAGATTGTGTGTGAGCAGCGCTCCCAGCTGGACAGCTGCCCTGAGGCAACCAAGGAGCCCCTGCAGGAGCAGCTGGCCAGG gacTGCGAGGTGCTCGATGCAGAGTCGAAGCGTTTTGAGGACCTGGAGTTTCAAcaactggagagagagagcaggcagGACGACGAGAAAGAGACCCATACGCAGCAACATCTCCGCGACATAGCAAACTACCAGCGGAGCAGTGTCACTCGCAAG GAACGACTGTTAACTCTGAAGAAGCAGGCAACGCAGATTACCCAGCAGGCTCAGCGTGAGAAGGAGAGCTTCTTGAAGGAGAGGATCACCCTTGAAGCAATGCTGCAAAGG GAGAAAGAAAACCTCAACATGCTGGAAAGGAAATATGCTGACCTCACTGGTGGCAGAGGATTGACTCTAAGGGAG GGCTATGTCACAGTCAGTGAAATCAATGAGCTTTACTCACATCTTGGGGCGGACCCTAAACCCACCCTTGCGCGCACTCTGGCCAATGCCTCCCCTGAGTCCGAGGCAAACTCCTCCCCCGACGAGGACACTCCCAAACCACCGGAGGATGAG cattTCCGTTTtctggaagagaagaagaggtctgagagagaagggggtTCCCATCTAAGTGACACCTTACCCAGGAAGAAAACCACACCCATCATGACCCCCCAGTTTATGTGTGCAACACTGGGACGCAGCTACCCAACCAAG gcccaTCATCCCTTGGTACAGAGCACAAGTTGTGGCAGCATTCTCCCAAGAATTTTCTCCTTATCCAACAAGGAAACTGAATCTCGCCGTCTGCAAAAAG gtcAGCCTGGCTCACGAGCAGCTTCCCAGACCAACGTCTACCTCGATGCCTTTGGCTTCCGCGAAAACCAGGCCTTTGACACAATGAGTGTCGATAGCACGGATTCCATTGAAACCAGCATCTCTGCTTGCTCACCTGATAATGTCTCCAG TGCCAGTACTTCAAATATGGCCAAACTAGAGGAGATGGAGCGTCTGCTGAGAGAAGCCCAGGCAGAGAAGAGCCGCCTAATTGAATACAAG GAGCAAGAGATGGAAGTGCGGAAGCAGGCActggatgaggagaggaaaagacgGGAGGACCTGGAGAAAAGACTACAGGAGGAGACCAGCAGACGCCAGAAACTCATCGACCGGGAGGTGAAACTGCGAGAAAAACAGAGGGCACAG tCCAGGCCACTCACGCGGTACCTGCCGGTGCGTAAGGACGATTTTGACCTGCGGGCTCACATTGAGTCGGCGGGCCACAGCCCAGACACATGCTTCCACTTATCCATCTCTGAAAAGACCTGCCGTGGCTACTTGATCAAAATGGGAGGCAAAATCAAAACCTGGAAGAAGCGCTGGTTCGTCTTTGACCGCAACCGACGCACGCTCTCCTACTACTCAG ACAAACATGAAGCCAAACTAAAAGGAGTCATCTACTTCCAAGCTATTGAAGAGGTGTATTACGACCACTTGAAGAATGCACATAAg AGCCCAAATCCCTCCCTGACCTTCAGTGTAAAGACCCATGACAGAGTCTACTACATGGTCGCTCCCTCTCCTGAGGCCATGAGGATCTGGATGGATGTGATCGTCACAGGCGCTGAGGGTTACACCCAGTTCATGGTGTAG
- the phldb2b gene encoding pleckstrin homology-like domain family B member 2 isoform X3 — protein sequence MKSMLPQKSPVSALAYNTDYLKFSSDYSHAVVGGTNSARGMRSASELRDLMDTLQRKKIALENSLRANGNANPSYFSVTQSPPTSPITSPTTSSSAYQDQARRFYGSDRAPMSLKSPPSFSPGRRSDPSSSLSSRTSANRNQDNLVISESRRLHNPGSSSSLSTWNGGGSSTSVDASNSFLLSLPPPSSSSSRTPSTGGAASMPSSPRLGRRSYGNQEPVPSSRTRKYSAGSLNGLMGGGHSRSLPRLCPSQSPRDNNNGAMTLSTLPPRRSDVAGGYKYSKDHYNNSQNASPDLNHNSSNSSQLSSNRNQIQNTNHGESVVSISLSSPKNLPSTTATISSPPTPPDVTIPSKTGGSSSPRVAKKLSLTSTSSVGSIGCTSSSPPELERLASRGVSAGVGLSFGERERRGVGLEHTGSPGLGFGERRSSFGKAGLEPGMGLGERRQSFGKAGVTPPGGFRERRGSISSLSGKEELTDYHQHQKEERLREQEVERLERQRLETILSLCTELGRSARDEGGTATSPTSAVADLQKINQELEKLQLNDDDDDDTPSVFSDSSAVNGTTGNGHMASPGSENGYYDDDLPVRRRRSSGHRDNRAESPSVSLRSFAPSPSPRAHRTNEALDDAARRRGQELRPSEEEVRRVEEERIQVLNNTEELEQKIKELDNQIDESAQEVELERALVEAEQESEVAALQQEKEALESLHNKIADLETKSQQEKEKACELLQAERGRVERLAQIVCEQRSQLDSCPEATKEPLQEQLARDCEVLDAESKRFEDLEFQQLERESRQDDEKETHTQQHLRDIANYQRSSVTRKERLLTLKKQATQITQQAQREKESFLKERITLEAMLQREKENLNMLERKYADLTGGRGLTLREHFRFLEEKKRSEREGGSHLSDTLPRKKTTPIMTPQFMCATLGRSYPTKAHHPLVQSTSCGSILPRIFSLSNKETESRRLQKGQPGSRAASQTNVYLDAFGFRENQAFDTMSVDSTDSIETSISACSPDNVSSASTSNMAKLEEMERLLREAQAEKSRLIEYKEQEMEVRKQALDEERKRREDLEKRLQEETSRRQKLIDREVKLREKQRAQSRPLTRYLPVRKDDFDLRAHIESAGHSPDTCFHLSISEKTCRGYLIKMGGKIKTWKKRWFVFDRNRRTLSYYSDKHEAKLKGVIYFQAIEEVYYDHLKNAHKSPNPSLTFSVKTHDRVYYMVAPSPEAMRIWMDVIVTGAEGYTQFMV from the exons ATGAAGAGCATGCTTCCACAAAAGAGCCCTGTGTCAGCTTTAGCCTAtaacacag ACTATTTGAAGTTTAGCAGCGACTATAGCCATGCGGTTGTGGGCGGCACCAACAGTGCTCGGGGCATGCGATCAGCCTCCGAGCTCCGGGACTTGATGGACACCCTGCAGCGCAAGAAGATTGCCCTGGAGAACAGCCTGAGAGCCAACGGGAATGCGAACCCCTCCTACTTCAGCGTGACACAG TCTCCCCCCACCTCACCTATCACCAGTCCTACCACATCCTCATCAGCATATCAGGACCAGGCAAGGCGGTTCTATGGCTCGGACCGTGCGCCCATGTCTTTGAagtctcctccctctttttccccTGGACGACGATCCgacccttcttcttctctgtcctcCCGCACCTCGGCCAATCGCAACCAGGACAACCTCGTCATTAGCGAAAGCCGACGGCTGCACAACCCGggctcctcttcttcactgtcCACATGGAATGGCGGAGGCTCCTCCACCTCTGTTGATGCTAGCAATAGCTTCCTcctgtctcttcctcccccctcctcctcctcatcccgcACTCCATCAACAGGAGGTGCAGCCAGCATGCCCTCGAGCCCCCGTCTTGGCCGCCGTAGCTATGGCAACCAAGAGCCAGTGCCCAGCAGTAGAACCAGGAAATACTCAGCTGGCTCACTGAATGGGCTGATGGGAGGAGGGCACAGTCGCTCGCTGCCACGCCTCTGCCCGTCCCAATCTCCCCGTGACAACAACAACGGAGCTATGACCTTGTCAACGCTGCCCCCTCGTCGATCCGATGTTGCTGGCGGTTACAAATATAGCAAAGACCACTACAACAACAGTCAGAATGCCAGCCCTGACCTCAACCACAACTCTAGTAACTCCAGCCAGCTTTCCTCCAACAGGAATCAAATTCAGAACACAAATCATGGAGAAAGTGTTGTgtccatctccctctcctccccgaAGAACTTGCCCTCCACAACAGCCACTATCTCTTCCCCACCGACCCCACCTGATGTGACCATCCCATCCAAAACAGGGGGCTCCTCTTCTCCTCGCGTGGCCAAAAAACTCAGCCTGACTTCTACTAGCTCTGTGGGCTCCATAGGCTGCACGAGTTCCAGCCCTCCAGAACTGGAACGGCTGGCAAGCCGTGGAGTCTCCGCAGGAGTGGGCCTGTCTTtcggggagagggagaggagaggggtaGGCCTAGAGCATACTGGTTCCCCGGGGCTTGGATTTGGAGAGAGGAGGTCTTCATTTGGAAAGGCAGGGCTGGAACCTGGGATGGGGCTGGGTGAGAGGAGGCAGTCGTTTGGAAAGGCAGGAGTGACCCCACCAGGAGGTTTCAGGGAAAGAAGGGGGAGTATCAGCTCACTGAGCGGGAAGGAGGAACTGACCGACTACCACCAGCACCAAAAAGAGGAGAGGCTCCGTGAGCAGGAGGTGGAAAGACTG GAGCGACAGCGGCTAGAGACCATCTTGTCTCTTTGTACGGAGCTGGGCCGGTCTGCGAGGGATGAAGGAGGCACAGCTACAAGTCCCACTTCAGCTGTGGCGGATCTCCAGAAGATCAACCAGGAGCTTGAGAAGCTTCAACTGAACGACGACGACGATGACGACACGCCATCGGTCTTTTCAGACTCTTCAGCTGTTAATGGAACGACGGGGAATGGACACATGGCCTCCCCTGGTTCAGAGAATGGTTACTATGATGATGATCTACCGGTACGACGGAGGCGCAGCAGCGGTCACCGAGACAACAGGGCCGAATCCCCCTCTGTCAGTCTGCGAAGCTTCGCCCCCTCACCTTCTCCACGTGCACACAGGACCAATGAG GCTCTAGATGATGCAGCTCGTCGCCGCGGACAGGAACTGAGGCCttcagaggaggaagtgaggcgtgtggaagaggagaggatCCAGGTGCTGAACAACACGGAGGAGCTGGAGCAAAAGATCAAAGAGCTGGACAACCAAATCGATGAATCTGCCCAAGAG GTGGAGCTGGAGCGAGCTCTGGTGGAGGCTGAGCAGGAGTCGGAGGTAGCTGCTCTCCAGCAGGAGAAAGAAGCTCTGGAATCACTTCACAACAAGATTGCTGACCTCGAGACCAAGTCCcagcaggaaaaagaaaag GCGTGCGAGTTGCTACAGGCAGAAAGGGGCAGAGTAGAGAGGTTGGCTCAGATTGTGTGTGAGCAGCGCTCCCAGCTGGACAGCTGCCCTGAGGCAACCAAGGAGCCCCTGCAGGAGCAGCTGGCCAGG gacTGCGAGGTGCTCGATGCAGAGTCGAAGCGTTTTGAGGACCTGGAGTTTCAAcaactggagagagagagcaggcagGACGACGAGAAAGAGACCCATACGCAGCAACATCTCCGCGACATAGCAAACTACCAGCGGAGCAGTGTCACTCGCAAG GAACGACTGTTAACTCTGAAGAAGCAGGCAACGCAGATTACCCAGCAGGCTCAGCGTGAGAAGGAGAGCTTCTTGAAGGAGAGGATCACCCTTGAAGCAATGCTGCAAAGG GAGAAAGAAAACCTCAACATGCTGGAAAGGAAATATGCTGACCTCACTGGTGGCAGAGGATTGACTCTAAGGGAG cattTCCGTTTtctggaagagaagaagaggtctgagagagaagggggtTCCCATCTAAGTGACACCTTACCCAGGAAGAAAACCACACCCATCATGACCCCCCAGTTTATGTGTGCAACACTGGGACGCAGCTACCCAACCAAG gcccaTCATCCCTTGGTACAGAGCACAAGTTGTGGCAGCATTCTCCCAAGAATTTTCTCCTTATCCAACAAGGAAACTGAATCTCGCCGTCTGCAAAAAG gtcAGCCTGGCTCACGAGCAGCTTCCCAGACCAACGTCTACCTCGATGCCTTTGGCTTCCGCGAAAACCAGGCCTTTGACACAATGAGTGTCGATAGCACGGATTCCATTGAAACCAGCATCTCTGCTTGCTCACCTGATAATGTCTCCAG TGCCAGTACTTCAAATATGGCCAAACTAGAGGAGATGGAGCGTCTGCTGAGAGAAGCCCAGGCAGAGAAGAGCCGCCTAATTGAATACAAG GAGCAAGAGATGGAAGTGCGGAAGCAGGCActggatgaggagaggaaaagacgGGAGGACCTGGAGAAAAGACTACAGGAGGAGACCAGCAGACGCCAGAAACTCATCGACCGGGAGGTGAAACTGCGAGAAAAACAGAGGGCACAG tCCAGGCCACTCACGCGGTACCTGCCGGTGCGTAAGGACGATTTTGACCTGCGGGCTCACATTGAGTCGGCGGGCCACAGCCCAGACACATGCTTCCACTTATCCATCTCTGAAAAGACCTGCCGTGGCTACTTGATCAAAATGGGAGGCAAAATCAAAACCTGGAAGAAGCGCTGGTTCGTCTTTGACCGCAACCGACGCACGCTCTCCTACTACTCAG ACAAACATGAAGCCAAACTAAAAGGAGTCATCTACTTCCAAGCTATTGAAGAGGTGTATTACGACCACTTGAAGAATGCACATAAg AGCCCAAATCCCTCCCTGACCTTCAGTGTAAAGACCCATGACAGAGTCTACTACATGGTCGCTCCCTCTCCTGAGGCCATGAGGATCTGGATGGATGTGATCGTCACAGGCGCTGAGGGTTACACCCAGTTCATGGTGTAG